In Buchnera aphidicola (Kaburagia rhusicola ensigallis), the following are encoded in one genomic region:
- the cmk gene encoding (d)CMP kinase: MKQCISVITIDGPSGSGKSKLCKKIAEKLNWNVLESGLIYRFLAVMVSNEKYNKKDLIFLSRSLNFFNIINNKNFKNKIRKSNILNQIDTEIIGNLASKLAGISYIRKCLLFQQRLFHQFPGLVADGRDMGTVIFPSACLKFFLKADLNVRVQRRLQYLKQKGIKTDFNKLFFMMKQRDYRDHNRTISPLVPEKNAIIIDSTDMSLQQVVNVCMKYIKNVKDININTKL, from the coding sequence ATGAAACAATGTATTTCTGTTATTACTATAGATGGCCCTAGTGGATCAGGAAAAAGTAAATTATGTAAAAAAATAGCTGAAAAGTTAAATTGGAATGTTTTAGAATCTGGATTGATATATAGATTTTTAGCAGTAATGGTTTCTAATGAAAAATATAACAAAAAAGATCTAATTTTTTTATCACGATCTTTAAATTTTTTCAATATTATAAACAACAAGAATTTTAAAAATAAAATAAGAAAATCAAACATTTTAAATCAAATTGATACAGAAATAATAGGAAATCTTGCTTCTAAATTAGCTGGAATTTCATATATTAGAAAATGTCTTTTATTTCAACAGCGGTTGTTTCATCAGTTTCCAGGTTTAGTAGCTGATGGAAGAGATATGGGTACTGTTATTTTTCCTAGTGCTTGTTTGAAATTTTTTTTAAAAGCTGATTTAAATGTTAGAGTACAACGACGTTTACAATATTTAAAACAAAAAGGAATAAAAACAGATTTTAATAAATTATTTTTTATGATGAAACAACGAGATTATCGCGACCATAACAGAACAATATCACCGTTAGTTCCAGAAAAAAACGCTATCATAATAGATTCAACTGATATGAGTTTACAGCAAGTTGTTAACGTATGTATGAAATACATAAAAAATGTAAAAGATATTAATATAAATACTAAACTTTAA
- the tpiA gene encoding triose-phosphate isomerase, with amino-acid sequence MTKKIIAANWKLNGSTVLLQNLLKPIVDFVKINKIASKLIIFPPFTYLYQTHNIVMNTNIIVGAQNVDIHLNGAFTGEISIAMLKDVNVEYIIIGHSERKLYHKENDLLIAKKFKIVKDAKLIPILCIGETKEDYDAGMTQQICKHQIDVIFHLLGKQAFCNTIIAYEPIWAIGSGQIPSLDFIKDTCSFIKNYVLKNQNINNKEFFIQYGGSVDENNIKELCSITEIDGFLIGSAALSLHRFLKILTTISIVE; translated from the coding sequence ATGACCAAAAAAATAATTGCAGCTAACTGGAAGCTTAACGGAAGTACAGTTTTACTCCAAAATTTATTAAAACCTATAGTTGATTTTGTAAAAATAAATAAAATAGCATCAAAACTAATTATTTTTCCTCCTTTTACATATTTATATCAAACGCATAATATTGTTATGAATACAAATATTATAGTAGGAGCACAAAACGTTGATATACATTTAAACGGGGCTTTTACTGGAGAAATCTCAATTGCTATGTTAAAGGATGTAAATGTTGAATATATTATTATTGGACATTCTGAAAGAAAACTATATCATAAAGAAAATGATTTATTAATTGCAAAAAAATTTAAAATTGTAAAGGATGCTAAACTAATTCCAATATTGTGTATTGGAGAGACTAAAGAAGATTATGATGCTGGTATGACGCAACAAATATGTAAACATCAAATAGATGTTATTTTTCATTTGTTAGGAAAACAAGCTTTTTGTAATACAATCATAGCTTATGAACCTATTTGGGCTATTGGATCAGGACAAATCCCATCACTTGATTTTATAAAAGATACATGTTCTTTTATAAAAAATTATGTTCTAAAAAATCAAAATATAAATAATAAGGAATTTTTTATTCAATATGGCGGCTCTGTAGACGAAAATAACATTAAAGAATTATGTAGTATTACTGAAATTGATGGTTTTTTGATAGGTTCAGCGGCATTATCTTTACATCGTTTTTTAAAAATATTAACCACAATTTCTATTGTGGAATAG
- the aroA gene encoding 3-phosphoshikimate 1-carboxyvinyltransferase, whose product MQDFITLNPISSINGTVNLPGSKSISNRVLLLSAMSEGITYLHNFLYSDDTKYMLDALKMFGINCTLSPNKTICTIEGQLQSLYVNKKLSLFLGNAGTAMRPLTAVLSLNRNNVFLTGDKRMKERPIKHLVDALQNGGADIQYCETEGYPPIYIKGGFSGGNITINGSISSQFLTSLLIAAPLAALDSKIIVRGQLVSKPYIDMTLKLIRMFGINIINESYSCFYIQGRQRYQSPGKYFIEGDASSASYFLASAAIKGGSVCVTGVGSNSIQGDIKFSQILKKMGAFITIGRNFICCRKGKLNGVDLDMNDIPDSAMTIAMVALFSIGDTIIRNIYNWRVKETDRLSAMSIELRKIGATIKEGNDYIHISPPEKFFHANINTYNDHRIAMCFSLIALSNKKVTLLNPSCVNKTFPHYFQELECISF is encoded by the coding sequence ATGCAAGATTTTATAACACTTAATCCCATTTCATCTATTAATGGAACTGTGAATTTACCAGGATCAAAAAGTATTTCTAATCGAGTACTATTATTGTCAGCTATGTCAGAAGGCATTACTTATTTGCATAATTTTTTATATAGTGATGATACTAAATATATGTTAGATGCGTTAAAAATGTTTGGAATCAATTGTACCTTATCTCCCAATAAAACTATATGTACAATTGAAGGACAGCTTCAGTCACTATATGTAAATAAAAAGCTATCGTTATTTTTAGGTAATGCGGGAACTGCTATGAGGCCTTTAACCGCAGTGTTATCATTAAATAGAAATAACGTATTTTTGACAGGTGATAAAAGAATGAAAGAAAGACCGATAAAACATTTAGTTGATGCTTTGCAAAATGGAGGTGCGGATATTCAATATTGTGAAACAGAAGGTTATCCACCAATTTACATAAAAGGAGGATTTTCTGGAGGAAATATAACTATTAATGGATCAATTTCTAGTCAATTTTTAACATCTTTGCTCATTGCAGCTCCTCTTGCTGCTTTAGATTCTAAAATTATAGTACGAGGACAATTAGTATCTAAGCCATATATAGATATGACTCTTAAATTAATAAGAATGTTTGGAATTAATATAATTAATGAATCTTATAGCTGTTTTTATATTCAAGGTCGTCAACGATATCAGTCACCAGGAAAATATTTCATAGAAGGAGATGCTTCTTCTGCTTCTTATTTTTTAGCGTCTGCTGCTATTAAAGGAGGATCAGTATGTGTCACTGGTGTTGGTTCAAATAGTATTCAAGGAGACATAAAATTCTCGCAAATATTAAAAAAAATGGGTGCATTTATTACCATAGGAAGAAATTTTATTTGTTGTCGAAAGGGAAAATTAAATGGTGTTGACTTAGATATGAATGATATTCCTGATTCAGCTATGACCATTGCTATGGTTGCTTTATTTTCTATTGGAGACACTATTATTAGAAATATTTATAATTGGAGAGTAAAAGAAACTGACAGATTGTCTGCAATGTCTATAGAATTAAGAAAAATAGGGGCTACAATAAAAGAAGGGAATGATTACATTCATATTTCTCCACCAGAAAAATTTTTTCATGCTAACATTAATACTTATAATGATCATAGAATAGCTATGTGTTTCTCTTTAATAGCGTTGTCTAATAAAAAAGTAACTTTATTAAATCCAAGTTGCGTAAATAAAACATTTCCACATTATTTCCAAGAATTAGAATGTATTAGTTTCTAA
- the serC gene encoding 3-phosphoserine/phosphohydroxythreonine transaminase, which produces MDKNKNIVYNFSAGPSMLPKEVLKTAQLELRNWNDSGKSVIEISHRSKEFMLVLEELEYNLRTLLNVPKYYKVLFCHGGARGQFSAIPINLLGNKKIPDYINSGYWSYNAALESKKYCIPNIINVRKISNKKHYVSSINNWNINIKSAYLHYCPNETIEGIAIHEEPNFNDNVIVVGDFSSTLFSRIINIERYGVIYASAQKNIGPSGITIVIIRQDLLKKVNSTCPSILNYKILSEYNSMFNTPSTFSLYMSNLVLKWIKKLGGLKVVQKYNTNKANLLYDMIDSTDFYVNNIVNHNRSIMNITFTIVNNNFLAPFLRESYDFGLHYLNGHNVVGGLRASIYNAMPIEGVLKLIKFMKIFEKKYR; this is translated from the coding sequence ATGGATAAAAATAAAAATATAGTTTACAATTTTAGTGCAGGTCCTTCTATGTTACCTAAAGAGGTGTTAAAAACAGCACAATTAGAGTTACGCAATTGGAATGACTCTGGAAAATCTGTCATAGAAATTAGCCATAGAAGTAAAGAATTCATGTTAGTATTAGAAGAACTAGAATATAATTTGCGAACATTACTAAATGTTCCAAAGTACTATAAAGTGTTGTTTTGTCATGGTGGAGCAAGAGGACAATTTTCAGCTATACCCATAAATTTACTTGGAAACAAAAAAATTCCAGATTACATTAATAGTGGATATTGGTCATATAATGCAGCATTAGAAAGTAAAAAATATTGTATTCCTAATATTATTAACGTTAGAAAAATTTCTAATAAAAAGCACTATGTATCTTCTATCAATAATTGGAATATAAATATTAAAAGTGCTTATTTGCATTATTGTCCTAACGAAACAATTGAAGGAATAGCTATTCATGAAGAACCAAATTTTAATGACAACGTCATTGTAGTAGGTGATTTTTCATCAACTCTTTTTTCTCGAATTATAAATATTGAACGATATGGTGTTATTTATGCTAGTGCACAAAAAAATATAGGTCCATCCGGAATAACAATAGTTATTATACGCCAAGATTTATTAAAAAAGGTAAACAGTACCTGTCCATCTATTTTAAATTATAAAATATTATCTGAATACAATTCAATGTTTAATACACCTTCTACGTTTTCTTTATATATGTCTAATTTAGTTTTAAAATGGATAAAAAAGTTAGGTGGATTGAAAGTTGTGCAAAAATATAATACAAATAAAGCTAATTTGTTATATGACATGATAGATAGTACTGATTTTTATGTCAACAACATAGTTAATCATAATCGTTCTATTATGAACATTACATTTACTATTGTAAATAACAATTTTCTTGCACCATTTTTAAGAGAATCTTATGATTTTGGATTACACTATTTAAATGGACATAACGTTGTTGGTGGATTACGAGCTTCTATTTATAATGCTATGCCTATAGAGGGTGTACTAAAGTTAATAAAATTTATGAAAATTTTTGAAAAAAAATATAGATGA
- a CDS encoding OmpA family protein has translation MKLNKMFKILTLFLPIIAMFSCSFQKDKLNPIIADQNNPVVDAQEDSNIIKPFDDVQQDNTIYFGLNTADVNAKFSKILNSAVTYLYNHPEINVVIEGHADKRGPKQYNIDLGKRRAEAVKLYLESKGIPSNQISTVSYGSEKPAKIGNTEEAYSKNRRAVIIY, from the coding sequence ATGAAATTAAATAAAATGTTTAAAATACTAACTCTTTTTTTACCAATAATAGCAATGTTTTCATGTAGTTTTCAGAAGGATAAACTTAATCCAATAATTGCGGATCAAAATAATCCAGTAGTAGATGCTCAAGAAGATTCTAATATTATTAAACCATTTGATGACGTACAGCAAGATAATACAATTTATTTTGGCTTAAATACAGCTGATGTAAATGCAAAATTTTCTAAAATATTGAATAGTGCTGTTACGTACTTGTATAATCATCCCGAAATAAATGTTGTTATTGAAGGGCATGCTGATAAAAGAGGGCCAAAACAATATAACATCGATTTAGGAAAACGTCGTGCTGAAGCAGTAAAATTATATTTAGAAAGTAAAGGCATACCATCTAATCAAATTTCTACCGTATCTTATGGTTCAGAAAAACCAGCGAAAATTGGGAATACAGAAGAGGCCTATTCAAAAAATAGAAGAGCAGTTATAATATATTAA
- the rpsA gene encoding 30S ribosomal protein S1 produces MTESFSQLFKESLKTIETKPGSIIQGIIIDINKDTVLVDAGLKSESTIPIEQFKNIKGDIEIKIGDQVDVALDAIEDGFGETLLSREKAKRHEAWLTLEKAYKDSNIVLGVINGKVKGGFTVELDEIRAFLPGSLVDVRPVRDTSHLEGKELEFKVIKLDQKRNNVVVSRRAVIESENNIERNLLLETLQEGMESKGIVKNLTDYGAFVDLGGVDGLLHITDMAWKRVKHPSEIVNIGDEIKVKILKFDREKTRVSLGLKQLGEDPWTNISKRYPEGSKLTGKVTNLTDYGCFVEIEEGVEGLVHVSEMDWTNKNIHPSKVVHVNCIVEVMVLDIDEEKRRISLGLKQCKINPWKEFSKQNSKGNRVQGKIKSITDFGIFIGLQGGIDGLVHLSDISWILSGEEAVKKYKKGDEISVIVLQVDPERERISLGIKQLEEDPFIQYISDHKKGEVVSGIVKKMDDKIIVIQLTEFIEGYIKVSELSCVNTNISPVFENFVIEKQVDVKINNIDRKNRTIFLSAIMSECLDKKEGIEQQDKKKDEKDFSNAMTEAFKAAKNVD; encoded by the coding sequence ATGACTGAATCCTTTTCTCAATTATTTAAAGAATCCTTAAAAACTATTGAAACAAAACCAGGATCAATTATTCAAGGTATCATTATCGACATAAATAAGGATACTGTATTAGTCGACGCTGGATTAAAATCTGAATCGACTATTCCTATAGAACAATTCAAGAACATTAAAGGTGATATAGAAATTAAAATAGGAGATCAAGTGGATGTTGCTTTAGATGCCATTGAAGATGGATTTGGAGAAACGTTATTATCTCGTGAAAAAGCTAAGCGTCATGAGGCATGGTTAACTTTAGAAAAAGCATACAAAGATTCTAACATAGTTCTTGGAGTGATTAATGGAAAAGTAAAAGGAGGATTTACTGTAGAATTGGATGAAATTCGAGCATTCTTGCCTGGTTCTCTGGTAGATGTTCGTCCTGTTCGAGACACTAGTCATCTAGAAGGAAAAGAATTAGAGTTTAAAGTTATTAAATTAGATCAAAAACGTAATAATGTTGTTGTATCTCGTAGGGCAGTAATTGAATCAGAAAATAACATAGAACGTAATTTATTACTTGAAACGTTGCAAGAAGGTATGGAATCCAAAGGGATAGTAAAAAATCTTACTGATTATGGTGCTTTTGTAGATTTAGGCGGGGTAGATGGACTACTACATATTACAGACATGGCATGGAAAAGAGTAAAACATCCTAGTGAAATTGTTAATATAGGTGACGAAATAAAGGTAAAAATACTAAAATTTGACCGAGAAAAAACGCGAGTTTCATTAGGATTAAAACAATTAGGTGAAGATCCATGGACAAATATTTCAAAAAGATATCCTGAAGGCTCAAAATTAACTGGAAAAGTTACAAATTTAACAGATTACGGATGTTTTGTAGAAATTGAAGAAGGTGTAGAGGGTTTAGTTCACGTATCAGAAATGGATTGGACTAATAAAAATATTCACCCCTCTAAAGTAGTACATGTCAACTGTATTGTAGAAGTAATGGTATTAGATATTGATGAAGAAAAAAGACGCATTTCTTTAGGGTTAAAACAATGTAAAATCAATCCATGGAAAGAGTTTTCAAAACAAAATAGCAAGGGAAATCGCGTACAGGGAAAAATAAAATCTATTACCGATTTTGGGATTTTTATTGGATTACAGGGTGGAATTGATGGATTAGTACATTTATCTGATATATCTTGGATATTGTCAGGAGAAGAAGCAGTCAAAAAATATAAAAAAGGTGATGAAATTTCAGTAATAGTATTACAAGTTGATCCTGAAAGAGAACGTATTTCTTTAGGTATCAAGCAATTAGAAGAAGATCCATTTATCCAATATATTTCTGATCATAAAAAAGGAGAGGTAGTATCTGGAATTGTTAAAAAAATGGATGATAAAATTATTGTCATTCAACTAACTGAATTTATTGAAGGATACATAAAAGTATCAGAATTATCTTGTGTAAACACTAATATTTCACCAGTTTTTGAAAACTTCGTTATTGAAAAACAAGTAGACGTAAAAATAAATAATATTGATCGAAAAAATAGAACTATTTTTTTATCTGCTATCATGTCTGAGTGTTTAGATAAAAAAGAAGGTATTGAACAACAAGATAAAAAGAAAGATGAAAAAGATTTTTCAAATGCTATGACTGAAGCATTTAAAGCTGCAAAAAATGTAGATTAA
- the gpmA gene encoding 2,3-diphosphoglycerate-dependent phosphoglycerate mutase produces the protein MKIHKLVLMRHGESEWNKLNKFTGWTDIDLSETGIVEAVKSAKLLKSKGFQFNYAYTSVLKRSIHTLWTIIRYLNLSWIPIEKSWHLNERHYGSLQGLNKNDVIEKYGEIQVQQWRRGFNISPPKISISERKILALDPKYSTINIHDIPLSESLKSTSKRVIPFWEACIFPNFKKETKIIIIAHGNSLRALIKHLSDINDQEVMNLNIATGVPMVYEFNNCFEPIKYYYL, from the coding sequence GTGAAAATACACAAATTAGTTTTAATGCGACATGGTGAAAGTGAATGGAATAAATTAAATAAATTTACCGGATGGACAGATATAGATTTATCTGAAACCGGGATAGTTGAAGCTGTAAAATCTGCTAAACTATTAAAATCAAAAGGATTTCAATTTAATTATGCATATACGTCTGTCTTAAAAAGATCTATACATACTCTTTGGACCATCATAAGATATCTGAATTTATCGTGGATTCCAATAGAAAAATCTTGGCATTTAAATGAACGTCATTACGGTTCTTTGCAAGGATTAAATAAAAATGATGTAATTGAGAAATATGGAGAAATACAAGTTCAACAATGGAGAAGGGGATTTAACATTTCTCCTCCAAAAATAAGTATTTCAGAAAGAAAAATTTTAGCATTAGATCCTAAGTATTCTACTATAAATATTCATGATATTCCATTATCCGAAAGTCTAAAATCTACATCTAAAAGAGTTATTCCTTTTTGGGAAGCATGCATTTTTCCTAATTTTAAAAAGGAAACTAAAATTATTATAATAGCTCATGGAAATTCTCTTCGCGCATTAATCAAACATTTAAGCGATATAAACGATCAAGAAGTCATGAATTTAAATATTGCTACTGGCGTTCCTATGGTATACGAATTTAATAATTGTTTTGAACCTATAAAATATTATTATCTATGA
- the infA gene encoding translation initiation factor IF-1: MAKEDNIEMQGTVIDTLPNTMFRVELDNKHVVIAHISGKMRKNYIRILTGDKVTIELTPYDLSKGRIIFRSR; this comes from the coding sequence ATGGCTAAAGAAGATAATATTGAAATGCAAGGTACAGTAATTGATACTCTTCCTAATACTATGTTTCGTGTTGAGTTAGATAATAAACATGTTGTCATTGCACATATCTCTGGAAAAATGCGAAAAAACTACATTAGAATTCTTACTGGAGATAAAGTGACAATAGAATTAACTCCTTATGATTTGAGTAAAGGAAGAATTATATTTAGAAGCAGATGA
- the trxB gene encoding thioredoxin-disulfide reductase: MNTIQHKKLIIIGSGPAGYTAAIYASRANLFPILFTGTNPGGQLTNTNSIENWPGNSKTITGIKLMNKMYNHAKSLNTIIVSEEIVKVKFDVHPLVLISESNKKYTSDAVIIATGSSTKYLGLPSEKKFIGKGVSTCATCDGYFYKNKHVAVIGGGNSAIEEALYLSNIAKLVYLIHRGNIFRAEKILISRLSKKVKNNNIILHKNSVVNEILGNNEGVTGIQIINNSSTKQRYHEINVSGVFVAIGSDPNTKIFINQVSMKNNYIIIKSGIHGNYTQTSVPGVFAAGDVIDHVYKQAITAASSGCMAALDAEHYLNAL; this comes from the coding sequence ATGAATACTATTCAACATAAAAAATTAATTATTATTGGGTCAGGTCCAGCTGGATATACTGCAGCAATTTATGCATCTCGAGCTAATCTTTTTCCTATATTATTTACTGGAACTAATCCTGGAGGACAATTGACAAATACCAATTCCATTGAAAATTGGCCTGGTAATTCCAAAACTATAACTGGAATAAAATTAATGAATAAAATGTATAATCATGCAAAATCATTAAATACCATTATTGTGTCTGAAGAAATCGTTAAAGTAAAATTTGATGTACATCCTTTAGTATTAATAAGTGAATCAAATAAAAAATATACTTCTGATGCAGTAATTATTGCTACAGGATCTTCAACAAAATACTTGGGCTTACCTTCGGAAAAAAAATTTATAGGAAAAGGTGTATCGACATGTGCTACTTGCGATGGTTATTTTTATAAAAATAAACATGTTGCTGTTATTGGAGGAGGAAATTCTGCAATAGAAGAAGCATTGTATTTGTCCAATATAGCAAAATTAGTGTATTTAATCCATCGAGGAAATATTTTTCGCGCTGAAAAAATATTAATTTCGCGTTTATCAAAAAAAGTAAAAAATAATAATATTATATTGCATAAAAATAGCGTAGTTAATGAAATTTTAGGAAACAATGAAGGTGTAACTGGGATACAAATAATCAATAACAGTAGCACTAAACAACGATATCATGAAATTAATGTATCTGGAGTATTTGTAGCTATTGGAAGTGATCCTAATACTAAAATCTTTATAAATCAAGTGTCTATGAAAAATAATTATATTATTATTAAATCTGGAATACATGGAAACTATACTCAAACTAGCGTTCCAGGAGTTTTTGCAGCTGGAGATGTAATAGATCATGTTTATAAACAAGCTATTACCGCAGCTTCTAGTGGTTGTATGGCTGCCTTAGATGCAGAACATTATCTTAACGCATTATAA
- the serS gene encoding serine--tRNA ligase: MLNVKLLRNDVNPIAQKLARKGFSLDKELFITLEKKRRLLQIKTENLQSKHNIISNLIKENNDINQDCSDLKNKAKTIIKELFHIKQKLKNVLEKIHVFLTYIPNIPDDCVPNGCNSAYNKEIYRWGNIRNFSFQAKDHVELGNKIDGFDWISSAKMSGSRFVVMKGSIALLHRALGQFMIDVHTVQHKYLETYVPYLVSKSSLYGTGQLPKFSTDLFYTQLSPDTTKDNSYVLIPTAEVPLTNLFRNCILSENKFPIMLVANTPCFRSESSSYGRDTRGLIRMHQFEKVEIVQIVHPNSSMEKLEELTLHAEKILTLLELPYRKMLLCSGDLSFSSAKTYDLEAWFPSQNSYREVSSCSNMLDFQARRIYAKFRSNVNNKNYFVHTINGSGLAIGRTLAAILENYQCSDGRIEIPKILQKNYMRGLKFL, translated from the coding sequence ATGCTAAACGTTAAATTATTACGCAACGATGTTAATCCTATTGCACAAAAATTAGCAAGAAAGGGGTTTTCATTAGACAAAGAATTGTTTATTACTTTAGAAAAAAAAAGAAGATTACTGCAGATAAAAACTGAAAACCTCCAATCTAAACACAATATTATTTCAAATCTTATAAAAGAAAATAATGATATTAATCAAGATTGTTCTGATCTTAAAAATAAAGCAAAAACAATTATTAAAGAATTATTTCATATAAAACAAAAACTAAAAAATGTTTTGGAAAAAATACATGTTTTTTTAACTTATATTCCAAATATTCCTGATGATTGTGTCCCAAATGGATGCAATAGCGCATATAATAAAGAAATATACCGCTGGGGAAACATACGAAATTTCTCTTTTCAAGCTAAAGATCACGTGGAATTAGGAAATAAGATAGATGGTTTTGATTGGATATCATCAGCAAAAATGTCAGGATCTAGATTCGTTGTTATGAAAGGGAGTATTGCATTATTGCATCGTGCATTAGGACAATTTATGATAGATGTACATACCGTGCAACACAAATATTTAGAAACTTATGTACCCTATTTAGTATCTAAATCCAGTTTGTATGGGACAGGACAATTACCAAAATTTAGTACGGATTTATTTTATACTCAATTATCTCCTGACACAACCAAAGATAATAGTTATGTACTGATACCTACAGCGGAAGTTCCATTAACTAATTTATTTCGAAATTGCATACTTTCAGAAAATAAATTTCCCATAATGTTAGTAGCTAATACTCCTTGCTTTCGTTCAGAATCCTCTTCATATGGACGCGATACTAGAGGGTTGATTAGAATGCATCAATTTGAAAAAGTAGAGATTGTTCAAATTGTGCATCCAAATAGTTCTATGGAAAAATTAGAAGAATTAACGTTGCATGCAGAAAAAATTTTAACCTTGTTAGAATTACCATATCGTAAAATGCTATTGTGTTCGGGAGACTTGAGTTTTTCATCTGCAAAAACCTATGATTTAGAAGCATGGTTTCCATCGCAAAATTCTTATCGTGAAGTATCTTCATGTTCTAATATGTTAGATTTTCAAGCACGTCGTATATATGCAAAATTTCGTTCAAATGTTAATAATAAAAATTATTTTGTACATACTATTAATGGATCAGGATTGGCCATTGGTAGAACATTAGCTGCTATTTTAGAAAATTATCAATGCTCCGACGGTCGTATAGAAATACCTAAAATATTACAAAAAAATTATATGAGAGGATTAAAATTTTTATAA
- the pfkA gene encoding 6-phosphofructokinase — MIKKIGVLTSGGDSPGMNAAIRGVVRTALSKNLDVFGIYDGYLGLYEDKMINLDRYSVSDMINKGGTFLGSARFPNFLKENVRWKAIENMKKRKIDVLVVIGGDGSYIGAKKLTEMGFPCISIPGTIDNDVAGTDYTIGYFTALETIVEAIDRLRDTSSSHQRISIVEVMGRHCGDLTLAAAIAGGCEFIVLPEINYIQEELIKEIEAGIKKGKKHAIVAITEYICDVEQLAKHIQNATKRETRATILGHIQRGGAPVAFDRILASRMGEYAVELLLQGYQGRCIGIKNEKMVNHDITDALKNMKRPFKFDWLVTAKKLY; from the coding sequence ATGATTAAAAAAATTGGTGTACTAACTAGCGGAGGCGATTCTCCAGGTATGAATGCAGCTATTCGGGGAGTAGTAAGAACTGCATTAAGTAAAAATTTAGATGTGTTTGGAATATACGATGGATATCTTGGATTATATGAAGATAAAATGATAAATTTAGATCGGTATAGTGTTTCTGATATGATTAATAAAGGAGGTACTTTTCTCGGATCTGCTCGTTTTCCTAACTTTTTAAAGGAAAATGTAAGATGGAAAGCTATTGAAAACATGAAAAAACGTAAAATAGATGTTTTAGTAGTAATTGGTGGAGATGGTTCATATATAGGTGCTAAAAAATTAACAGAAATGGGGTTTCCTTGTATCAGTATACCAGGAACTATAGATAACGATGTAGCAGGCACTGATTATACAATTGGATACTTCACGGCATTAGAAACAATAGTAGAAGCAATAGATAGATTAAGAGATACGTCTTCTTCTCATCAAAGAATTTCTATAGTAGAAGTAATGGGACGACATTGCGGAGATTTAACTTTGGCTGCAGCTATAGCAGGAGGATGTGAATTTATAGTATTACCTGAAATTAATTATATACAAGAAGAATTAATAAAAGAAATTGAAGCGGGAATTAAAAAAGGCAAAAAGCATGCAATAGTAGCTATTACTGAATACATTTGTGATGTTGAACAATTGGCAAAACATATTCAAAATGCAACAAAGCGAGAAACGCGAGCAACAATTTTAGGTCACATACAAAGAGGAGGTGCTCCAGTAGCTTTTGATCGAATTTTAGCTTCTAGAATGGGTGAATATGCTGTAGAATTGTTGTTACAAGGATATCAAGGTAGATGTATTGGAATTAAAAATGAAAAAATGGTAAACCATGATATTACCGATGCTTTAAAAAATATGAAAAGACCATTTAAATTTGATTGGTTGGTTACTGCAAAAAAACTATACTAA